A region of Streptomyces paludis DNA encodes the following proteins:
- a CDS encoding cytochrome P450 has product MSTAPEPLPYPFTSPDPLTLSPLYAGLRGAPLPRVRLPYGEDAWLVTRYADARVVLADPRFSVAAGVERDQPRMRPLAPGKDGLLSTDGADHARLRGVVAPHFSPRRVDRMRDQVREVANGLLDRLVETGPPGDLVQDYAFPLAIAMICDLLGVPESDRHRIRKWLEVMLSHSVSSEDLAAEAGAYFAYLAELIELRRREPRDDLLTCLVSAQDEGRISYDEVIKLAVELLTGGFITTFNQIPNFCYLLLKRPEWVSRLREHPSDIPAAIEEMLRFVPLPNVIGFPRYATEDIEVGGVTVRTGEPVLVDLPAANRDPAVFRDADTLVLDRVQEAPHLIFGHGLHFCVGARLARLELEVAMGTLLERLPALKLSVSDSELRWKTEAMIKGLHELPVDW; this is encoded by the coding sequence ATGAGCACGGCTCCGGAACCGCTCCCGTATCCCTTCACGTCCCCTGATCCGCTGACGCTCTCACCGCTCTACGCCGGACTGCGCGGCGCACCGCTGCCCCGGGTCCGGCTGCCGTACGGGGAGGACGCCTGGCTGGTCACCCGGTACGCCGACGCGCGCGTGGTCCTCGCCGACCCGCGCTTCAGCGTGGCGGCCGGTGTGGAGCGGGACCAGCCCCGGATGCGCCCGCTCGCGCCCGGCAAGGACGGACTGCTTTCCACCGACGGGGCCGACCACGCCCGGCTGCGCGGTGTGGTGGCGCCGCACTTCAGCCCGCGCCGCGTCGACCGGATGCGGGACCAGGTGCGCGAGGTCGCGAACGGGCTGCTGGACCGGCTGGTGGAGACGGGCCCGCCCGGCGACCTTGTGCAGGACTACGCCTTCCCGCTCGCCATCGCCATGATCTGCGATCTGCTCGGCGTACCGGAGAGCGACCGTCACCGCATCCGGAAGTGGCTCGAAGTCATGCTGTCCCACTCCGTGTCGTCGGAGGACCTCGCGGCCGAGGCCGGAGCGTACTTCGCCTATCTGGCCGAGCTGATCGAGCTGCGCCGCCGGGAGCCCAGGGACGATCTGCTCACCTGCCTCGTGAGCGCGCAGGACGAGGGGCGGATCTCCTACGACGAGGTGATCAAACTCGCCGTCGAGCTGCTCACCGGCGGATTCATCACCACCTTCAACCAGATTCCCAACTTCTGCTATCTGCTGCTGAAGCGTCCCGAGTGGGTGTCGCGGCTGCGCGAACACCCGTCGGACATTCCGGCGGCGATCGAGGAAATGCTGAGGTTCGTACCGCTGCCCAATGTCATCGGCTTCCCCCGGTACGCGACCGAGGACATCGAGGTCGGGGGAGTCACGGTACGCACCGGGGAGCCGGTCCTGGTCGACCTGCCGGCGGCCAACCGGGATCCGGCGGTCTTCCGCGACGCCGACACGCTCGTACTGGACCGGGTCCAGGAGGCCCCGCACCTGATCTTCGGTCACGGGCTGCACTTCTGTGTCGGCGCGCGGCTGGCGCGGCTGGAGCTGGAAGTCGCCATGGGCACCCTGCTCGAACGCCTGCCCGCGCTGAAACTGTCCGTGTCCGACAGTGAACTCCGCTGGAAGACGGAGGCGATGATCAAGGGCCTGCATGAGCTACCGGTCGACTGGTGA